A stretch of DNA from Acidobacteriota bacterium:
GGTCAATGCCGGAAACGGAGATGTGCCAGGTATGATGTTCGAGCAATTCGTCCACGATCTGTTCGGTCACGGTGTCGCCGGTGGTTTGGACGATGAGTTTGACCTGGCCGCCGTATTTCGCGTGCAGCAGATCAAGCGCCGAATAAAGCACACGTTCGCGCACCTCTTTCAGCAGAATCTCGCCGCCCGCCAGGATCACGCGCCCGATCTTTTCTTTTGGCTGGCCCGTCGCGGGATCGCAATCTTCCAGATCGAGATAGGTCATGCGGTCGGGGAAATTCTCGATGATGCGCGCGTGGTTGTTGACGCTCTCATCCACGACGCGTTGCAAGTCTGCGCCATAGTAGGGACGAAAGCGGTCTTCGTAACAATGATGGCAGGTGCGGTGGCAGAGAAAGGTGGCGACGTAGTAGATAGACTCCATAACTAGCCTTGGGCTTGAGTGGCATCAAGCGCCCTCAACATCACATCATTTGCCGAAAATTTGTAGAACTCCGTTCCACGGCTCGCTGCTTCCTGTTTCTCAATGCTTTCCAGTTCCTGCACATCGGCATAATCCACCGTGCGCACGCCGCGTTCAGCCAGCAATTGCCGCAAGGCGTTCAGCTTACCCTCAGTGCCTTCAGCACTGCCCGATGTAGCGTATGCCAGGAAGCGATTGACGACATGGATGCCGCGTTCGCCGTCCTGTTTGGCTTTGCCGACGAGGCCGTCAGAGGCTTGGCGCGACCAGCCGATGACGAAGGTGTCGGGGATGCGTTGACCCGTTTGCGGATCGAAAACCTGATAGGCCTCATCGCCGGGATTGTCAGGATCGGGCGCGGTGTTTTTGATGTAGACCGAACCGTCGAAGGGCAGGCCCAGCTTTTCGTCTACGCGGTCACCGACGGCGAAAATCACTGTGTCCACGGCCAGATCGTGATAAGTGCCCAGGCCGCGCGCCGAAAAGTCTTCGCCTTTGGGCACGAGCGTGGTGTCTTCCATGCGCAAGGCGCAGACGCGGCCCGCTTCATCAGCCAGGATTTCAGTCGGCGCACTCAGGTAACGGAAGGTCAGTTTCGTCGGGCTTGCGCCTTCTTTGCCGGGTTCGTGGCAATGCTTGGTCAGGTCTTTGTGCAGCTTATCGAGGCCTTCGCTGTCGAGATGAATGTGCGCGGCGCAACGCTGCAATTCTTCCTGAAAAGCCGCGCGGTCAATGTTGGCGGCGACGGCCTTGATCTCGATGTCGGTGTAAGCGCGCTGGGCCGGGCCACGGCGGGCGACGGCGATGACTTCGGGCGTCTTGAGGTCGTGCACCAGCCAGTGCGCGATGTCCACCATCACGTTGCCGATGCCGATGATCGCGACGCGTTGGCCGAGGGGGAATTGGCGTTCGCTGAACGGCGGCAGGCCGTTGTAATGATAGACCAAATCTTTGGCGTGAAAGACGCCCTGCGCCGCTTCGCCTTTCAGGCCAAGCGACTTGGTGCCTTGTGCGCCCGCCGCGACGATCAGCGCCGCCGGTTTCAGCACCTCGCGCAATTCATCCAAGGTTAAATCCGCGCCCGCGCCGATCTTCACGTTGCCGACGTAATGGATACGCGGGTCGGCCAGGATTTTGCGGAACTGCGCACGGATGCCTTCTTTCATCTTGTGCTTATTCCAATAGATGCCGTATTCGACCAGGCCGCCAGGTTTGATGTCGCGATTGATGATGATGACTTGATGACCGGCTTCGGCCAGTTTGCGCGCGCCGTAAATGCCCGCCGGGCCTGCGCCGACGACGACGACGAGATGTCCGCTGTTTTGTTCTGCCATAGGTGTATTGGGTAGGGAAAAGGTTGTTATTGAGCGGTCAACAAAACGCCTGTTACTGCGGCGCGGAGAATAACGCAGAAGTCGAATTTGCGCCACTACCTGGGTACGCCCGCATCCTTGCGGGCAGTCGTGGCGTTGGAAACACAAAGGCGGCAGGCTGCAACGCTGATTTCATTACGCCATATCGCTATGCCGCACGCTGGGAAGCGTGCGTACCCAAGGGTCAGCGTCGCCAAGCAAACCATTTGGCAAAGAGCCTGCGCGCCAGCGGCGTCAAGCGCGTGCGGTTATAAGCATCGCCGAGTTTGCGCAGCACTTCGGCTTGGGTTGGATAAGGGTGGATGGTGGATGACAGCGCGCCGAGCTTCAGGCCGTGTGTAATCGCCAGCGTCAATTCGCTGATCATCTCGCCCGCGTGGCGCGCGACGATGGTGCCGCCGAGGATGCGGCCCGTCTTGCGGTCATAGTGCACGCGCGCGAAACCATCTTCTTCACCATCCAGAATCGCGCGGTCAACGTCTGCAAAACTTTCCGTCAACGTGGCGACGTCGTAACCGGCGGCGCGCGCCTCGGCTTCGTAATAGCCTGTGTGCGCAACTTCAGGATCAGTGAACGTGACCCAGGGCATCACCAGCGAACTCGCCTTGGCATTGCCGAAAAAGAGCGCGTTGCGAATGACCAGCCGCGCCGTCGCATCGGCGGCGTGCGTGAATTTGAATTGCGAACAGACATCGCCCGCCGCATAGATGCGCGGATTCGCCGTGCGCAAACGCTCATCCACCAACACGCCGGTGTGGTCGTAATGCACGCCGGCGGCTTCCAGATTCAAGCCTTCGACATTCGGCACGCGGCCAGCGGCGGAAAGGATCAAGTCGCAAATGACTTCGTGTTGCTGGCCGTCACGTTGATAAACGATGACTTTGTCAGCGCCGCGCTGTTCGACGCGCAGGATGGTGGCCTGGTTGATGATCGTCAGCCCTTCGCGTTCGAGCTGTTGGTGAATCAATGCAGCGGCATCGGCGTCTTCGCGCGGCAAGAGGCGCGCGACGTCGTTGAGCAACGTGACCGCGCTGCCGAAGCGCTGGAAGCTTTGCGCTAGTTCGCAACCAATCGGCCCGCCGCCAATCACGGCCATGCGGCGCGGCAGTTCAGTCAACGTGAAGATATTTTCGTTGGTGTAACAGCCCGCTTCTTGTAAGCCGGGAATTGGCAACTCCGCCGCGCGTCCGCCGGTGGCGATGACACAGCGGTCAAATTCCAAACGCTGCCCGGCGACTTCCAGCGTTGACGGGCCGGTGAAGCGCGCGTCGCCTAGATAAACATCCACCTTGTATTTGCCGCCGAAGCGCGCGACCGCATCCACCGCGCTGATGCGCGCGCGCAAGCGGCGCATGCGTTCCATCGCGGCGGCGAAATTGATCTGCGGTGTGGCGTTCAGATGAATGCCGAACTCCGCCGCATGTTGCAAATCGTAAGCGGCGCGTGCCGCGCGGATGACGGCTTTTGAGGGCACACAGCCGGTGTTCAAACAATCGCCGCCGGTCAACGCGCGTTCGATCAGCGCGGCTTTGGCGCCCAGGCCGCCCGCGCCGCCCGCACTGACAAGGCCCGCCGCGCCCGCGCCGATGGCGATCAGATTGTATTTGCCGGTAGGCGTCGGGTTGACGTATTGCGGCGGATGGCAGTTTTCGATGACGACGCGGTCGTGCGGGTCGTCCACCGACAGCATGTGTTCGATCAAGCTGGCTGCCTCTTTGTTCATCGGCTCGTCTCCGAAGTTGGCGAGTTGCTCACGGTTGAGTTCGCCGTTTCAGCGTCGGCTTGCGCCATGACTTTGCGTGCGCTGCGTGTGACGCCGATGACGATGGCGATGGTGGCGAGCAAGCCGACGACTTTTAGCGCCTGTTGCCAAAGCGTCGCGCCGGTTGCGGCGCTTCCCGCCAGGGCTTCGCGCGCGGTCGCGCCCAGGTATACGTAAAGCACCGTGCCCGGCAGCATGCCAAACAGATTGGCGAGGATATAAGCCACCATGCGTACCGTCGTCAGACCCAGCAGATAGTTAAGCAGCGTAAACGGAAAGACAGGGCTGAGCCGCGCGAGGAAGACCATCTTGAAATCGTTCTGGCCGATGGCGCGATCCAGGGCGGCGAACTTGGGATGGGCGGCGGCCCAAAGCGCGACTTTTTCCCGCATCAGCGTGCGCGCCAGTAGGAACGAACACAGTGCGCCGAGATTGGCGCCGGCCAGTACGATGGCCAGGCCCTTCCAGAAACCAAAGATCGTGCTGGCACCCAAAGTCAGCGCGCTGCCAGGGATGAGCAACACGGTCAGCGCGACGTAAGCCACGACAACGACGAAGGGCGCGAGCACGCCGAGCGCTTCGATGTGCCCTTGCAAGAGCAGAAACCATTGGCGCATCGGCAGAAAAAGAAAGGCGCTGCCGGTGGCGAGCAGCAGCGCGAGGAGCAGCAAGGGTTTCAGCTTTTGCATGATGACTGCCTCGTTGCAAGATCAGTTCAGTCTGATTGCCGCCGCGCCCAGAATGCGGCGATTGAGGTGTTCTTGAATGAAGGCGACGAGCCGCACGTCCGCGCGTTTCCAACTAGTTGCTAACTTGACCGTGGCTTCTGTCTCGAAGTTTTTTTGTCCGGCGGCGAATTGACCGAGCGGGCGCAACTCGCGGGTCACGGCGCTGTGACGCAGCTTGCGGCCAGAGTTTTCGCCGCGCGTGACGCTGGAGGCCAGATTGTTTTCGATGACGGCGAGCACGACTTCGGCCTCGTCATTGGCATGCACTTGTGGCAACTGGCTCGCGTGCACGTGTAGCTTCACTTCATCATTGCGTTCCGGATTGACGAGCGACACTTTTACTTCAGCTTTGGGAAAGGCCGCTGCCTGGGCGATGACCTCGCGCGCTTTGGCCGTGTTGCCGCCGACAAATTCGAACTGTCCATCCACGACCATTTGTGGCGTGTAAACGTCCCCACGTCCACCGGTCAGACGCAAGGCTTGTGCGTAGCCCTGTTGCCGCGCGCTATAGGCTTCGGAAGAGAACGGATCAGACCAGCCGATGTAATTCCAGTAATCCACGTGTTCACTCAGCGCGATGATTTCAGCGCCGGGCACGGGCGAAGTTTGATCGAGTTGCATCAGCAAGGCGTCGGCAGGCGGACAACTCGAACAGCCTTCCGAGGTGAACAACTCGACGACGACGGGAACGCGCGGGCCGTTGTAGGCGGAACCGTTGTAGGCGGAAATGGACGCGGGTGTGACGGCTGCGTTAGCGACGGCGTTTTTAGCCGGGCGCGTGCGTAAGGCGCTCAAAGCCAGAAACAAGGCGGCGGCGGCAATCAAACTGAATAGAATACTTTTCATGACAGAAACTCCTTGCGACGAGATCATTGCGCGCGCCCACTGTATGTCAGTTCGCGGGAATCGTTCTGTATGGCTGGTAACCAAGCCAAATCAAAAGACCAAAAATAAAAGCGCTGCGGTAGAGGTGACCTCTGCCGCAGCGCTTTTTAGTCAGCCTGTGAGGCCACCCGAACTACTTCTTTTTGGGCGGCACGATGGCGTCTTTGCAAGCCTTCGCCACACGGAATTTGACGACGGTCTTGGCGGGAATCTTGATTTCCGCCCCGGTCGCCGGATTGCGGCCTTTGCGGGCTTTGCGAGCCGCTTTGACCAATTTGCCGATACCGGGGATGGTGAATGCGCCGGCCTTCTTGGTTTGCGCCAAGGCGACGGCGGCCATTTCATCGAGGACTTCGCCGGCGGTCTTTTTGCTCAGGCCGAACTTCTCAGCAAAGTGAGCGGCCAGTTGGCTCTTGGTCATTAGTTTAGCTGCTGCTGCTGCCATTGTGTTGTCTCCTTTTTGAATTGAATGGGCCTACAACTGTTCATTGAATGCCGTGTGCCGTATTGCTGCCGGGTGAACCGGACGCCGGCGCCACGAATGAATAGCTGTCAGATGCGGGTTGAGATCAGAAGCGACTTGCGGTGCGCGGCGCAAGAGCGAGATGCAATGATGAGTGCTCGTTGCTCGAACGCTTGTTCGAATAGTTCGTCTTGCCCGAGGGGACGCTCACACGCGCTTACCAAAATAACCTCAGCCGCGTTGCCGCGTCTGAAGTTTGAAATTGAAAGAACTACATACTTAAAACGCGCGGCAGTATAGCCTAGCGAATTCAGGCACGCAAGACGAGAAGCCTGATTTTGCAGGGGGAAATGCGTGATGGCGTGGCAAGGCCGCGTCAGTATTGCGTATTCTAGGGCTGGCAGCATGAAAATGGGGGCGTGCTGCAAACACTGTGGTGCGACGGCTCCCTTGCGTTGGTTGGAGCTTGGTTGCCGGTGCAAGCAAGCACTTTTCAAGGTTGATTCGGCATTGCCAAAACTCAGCGGTTTAGTTTAGAGTCTGCACCGCGTTGCGTGCCTGGAGCCGCGTCTTTATTGATGATTGCTCACGTGCCGGTTTGCAAACCAGCTTTTGCAAAGCATGTCTGCGCGCCGCTTTTATGCGTCAGAAATTATTGGCCAGAAATTTTTGGAGGTTCAGGAACGATGCCGTTAGCAACTTGCCCGGAATGTGAAGCCGAGATTCACGTTGATGAAGAGATTGACAAGGGCGAAAACATGCATTGCGAAGAATGCGATACGAAACTGGAGGTCGTGGGGCTTGATCCCATTGAACTCGACGTGGTGTATGACGAAGAGGAAGAAGATGCGCTTGAGGAAGATGAGTATTGAACGTG
This window harbors:
- a CDS encoding FAD-dependent oxidoreductase is translated as MAEQNSGHLVVVVGAGPAGIYGARKLAEAGHQVIIINRDIKPGGLVEYGIYWNKHKMKEGIRAQFRKILADPRIHYVGNVKIGAGADLTLDELREVLKPAALIVAAGAQGTKSLGLKGEAAQGVFHAKDLVYHYNGLPPFSERQFPLGQRVAIIGIGNVMVDIAHWLVHDLKTPEVIAVARRGPAQRAYTDIEIKAVAANIDRAAFQEELQRCAAHIHLDSEGLDKLHKDLTKHCHEPGKEGASPTKLTFRYLSAPTEILADEAGRVCALRMEDTTLVPKGEDFSARGLGTYHDLAVDTVIFAVGDRVDEKLGLPFDGSVYIKNTAPDPDNPGDEAYQVFDPQTGQRIPDTFVIGWSRQASDGLVGKAKQDGERGIHVVNRFLAYATSGSAEGTEGKLNALRQLLAERGVRTVDYADVQELESIEKQEAASRGTEFYKFSANDVMLRALDATQAQG
- a CDS encoding DUF1223 domain-containing protein, giving the protein MKSILFSLIAAAALFLALSALRTRPAKNAVANAAVTPASISAYNGSAYNGPRVPVVVELFTSEGCSSCPPADALLMQLDQTSPVPGAEIIALSEHVDYWNYIGWSDPFSSEAYSARQQGYAQALRLTGGRGDVYTPQMVVDGQFEFVGGNTAKAREVIAQAAAFPKAEVKVSLVNPERNDEVKLHVHASQLPQVHANDEAEVVLAVIENNLASSVTRGENSGRKLRHSAVTRELRPLGQFAAGQKNFETEATVKLATSWKRADVRLVAFIQEHLNRRILGAAAIRLN
- a CDS encoding TVP38/TMEM64 family protein, which gives rise to MQKLKPLLLLALLLATGSAFLFLPMRQWFLLLQGHIEALGVLAPFVVVVAYVALTVLLIPGSALTLGASTIFGFWKGLAIVLAGANLGALCSFLLARTLMREKVALWAAAHPKFAALDRAIGQNDFKMVFLARLSPVFPFTLLNYLLGLTTVRMVAYILANLFGMLPGTVLYVYLGATAREALAGSAATGATLWQQALKVVGLLATIAIVIGVTRSARKVMAQADAETANSTVSNSPTSETSR
- a CDS encoding HU family DNA-binding protein translates to MAAAAAKLMTKSQLAAHFAEKFGLSKKTAGEVLDEMAAVALAQTKKAGAFTIPGIGKLVKAARKARKGRNPATGAEIKIPAKTVVKFRVAKACKDAIVPPKKK
- a CDS encoding mercuric reductase, which codes for MNKEAASLIEHMLSVDDPHDRVVIENCHPPQYVNPTPTGKYNLIAIGAGAAGLVSAGGAGGLGAKAALIERALTGGDCLNTGCVPSKAVIRAARAAYDLQHAAEFGIHLNATPQINFAAAMERMRRLRARISAVDAVARFGGKYKVDVYLGDARFTGPSTLEVAGQRLEFDRCVIATGGRAAELPIPGLQEAGCYTNENIFTLTELPRRMAVIGGGPIGCELAQSFQRFGSAVTLLNDVARLLPREDADAAALIHQQLEREGLTIINQATILRVEQRGADKVIVYQRDGQQHEVICDLILSAAGRVPNVEGLNLEAAGVHYDHTGVLVDERLRTANPRIYAAGDVCSQFKFTHAADATARLVIRNALFFGNAKASSLVMPWVTFTDPEVAHTGYYEAEARAAGYDVATLTESFADVDRAILDGEEDGFARVHYDRKTGRILGGTIVARHAGEMISELTLAITHGLKLGALSSTIHPYPTQAEVLRKLGDAYNRTRLTPLARRLFAKWFAWRR